A region of the Vicinamibacteria bacterium genome:
CCGGTACGACCATGGTGCGGTCGGTCGAAGAGGTCCGGAAGCGAATCGATGACGAGCACCGTCGGTCGAGTGACAGCTCCATCGCGGTTCCCCCCGCGGTGACCTCGAGTCCTCCCGAAGCGTTCGAGCCTCCTGAACCCGTTTTCATCGATCCACCGAGCTCTGCCCAATCGATCACCGCCCCTCGAGCCGCGCAGCCTGCATCACCTCCGACTCCTCCTCCTCAAAGCAGCCACCAACCGGTCGAGGACTCCCTTCTCAGCTCCGAGGGCGACGATTGGTCGAGTTATCTGGACCAGATCGCTTCTCAACAAGGCAGAACGTTCGACACGGGTTTCTCTCGAATCGACGAAGGGCTCGGTGGCCTCGGGCCTGGCCTCGTTTTGCTGACCGACGGAGACAATCGGAGGCTGGTCGACTTCCTCAAACAACTCACCGACCAGGTGGCGGCGGGAACGGAAATGCGATGCCTCTACCTCGCCGCGAGGCAGCCCAAGACCCAGCTCAGGATCCGGACTCTGGCGCGACTGGCGGGGGTGCCGGTCGACGACATCGAGAGGGGGCGTTTGAAGAAGGAGTCCCAGGAATGGCAGCGCATCGAAGCGGCGGGGAGGAGCGCGGCCCCGTGGCTGAAGAGAGTCTTCGTCTACGAAGTCAAGGGCCAGCTCGACATTCAACTGGTACGCGAGCTTCTGAAGAAGCTCCGGCTCCTTACGGAAGGCACCGAGTCGAGCTGTCTTCTCGTGGTGGACGCCCTGGAAAGAATTTCTTCACGCGATTCGACGTCGTCGATTGCCTCCCAGCTCAGGTCCCTCGCCACCTCGATGGACGTTCTGGCGGTCGCGGCGACGGGAGATCCGAAGACCATCACGCCCAAAGACACCGACTATCTAGGCGTCTTCCGGGACGACGAGACCGGGCGGTTGGAGCTGGAAGTCCTTCAATCGGGAAGGGAAAGCTCCACGATTGTGGAATTCCGATACGAGTCTCAAACGTGTCAGTTCACCGAGGTGTGAAGGTCCGGCCTCATTGATCCAGATCACAGGATCGTGAGCGCTCCCGGAGGACCATGTGGGAAGGAGAAACCCATGACAAGCTGGCTGCTCCGCGTCTTACCCATAACCGTCCTCCTCGCACTCGGCGCGTGCCGCGCTGCCGAGACCGAACCCGAACCGGGCGAAGCCGCGCCATCTCAGGAAGACTCGGCCGAGTCGGAAACAGTCTCCGGTTCCGCCGCGGAGTCGGTCACGCCTGCAGTCTCGGAGCGTGAAGACCCTCGACCTCCTTCTCGCGAAGAGCCCGAGAGCAGACGGCCGGAACCGCCCGCGGCACCCGAGCTCGTCGAGGTCGAGATTCCCGGGGGAACGATTCTCGAGCTCGAGCTATTAACGGCGCTCGACTCGTCCGCCAACCGAGTCGGCGACGAGATTCAAGCCCGCACGCTCGCACCGCTCTACGCGGCCGGACAGCTCGCGCTCGGGGAAGGAGCTTACGTCCAGGGTCGGGTTACCGAAGTGGAAGCATCGGGGCGTGTCAAAGGCCGTGCCAAGCTCGCTTTCACTTTCGACCGAATCCGGACCACAACCGGCCTCGAGCAGATTCGCACGAGTTTCGTGGAACAAGAGGCCAAGAGTGGAAAGAAGAAAGATGCGACAATCATTGGCGGCGCGACAGGGGTGGGGGCCATCGTCGGCGGAATCATCGGAGGGAAGAAGGGCGCGGCGATTGGCGCGGCCATCGGCGGGGCAGGAGGCACCAGCGTCGTTCTGACGACCAAGGGCGAAGAGATTCGTCTTCCCGTGGGAGCCCAGGTCAACGTGCGATTGGATGATCCCTTGAAAGTGGCGCTCGACTAGCGGACAGTCAGGGTTGCCCGCCCCGGGAGCGATCACGCCGGAGCGTGAGTTGTCACCTCAAAGGGGTTCTTCGGGAAGGATTTTCTTGCCGGTTACCTTCTCGACCGCAATCAGTATCTTCTCTCGCAGAATGAGACGCGCCCGACGCTCCTCAGCGGTGATGAAGCTGTAGACCTCTTTGGTGATGCGCTGGAGGAAATCGACCTCGCCGCGGCCGAGCTCGACGACGATCAGACCGCCGGCTCCCACGGCGGGGACGCTGAAATTGATGTCGAGGAGCTTGTCCCGGAGAGACAGGCGCGCCTTTCGCTCGCGCGGCGAAGTTTCTTCGACATCCCTCTTCGTGATTTTTCGCAAGAAGTCGATCTCACCGTAGGAAAAAACGATCTCGGTCGCCTTCTCACGACTCGCCCTGGCCCCGGAGACCCGAGCCGACGCCTTCTTTTTCCTGGCGGGTTTCTTCGTAGCTGCTGCCTTCTTCGTAACCTTCTTCGCCACTCGCACTCCCCCTCTCTACACTCGCTCATTTGGCCCGGTCGTTGGAAGCTTTGGCCGACGGTTCGTTCTCCATGAGAACCTCTCCGCAGGCACACAGAACCCGACGGACGCGACCGAAGACTTTCACCGCGCGTCCGCACCAGGGGCACGTCAGAATGATCATCGCGGTGCGCACCCGCTCGGGCTCTTCCATGGTTGCTCTCCGGAGCCCTCTCGGTCGAGCTCGGTCAGCGTCGCTGCTCTAGAGGCGACGACTCCGAGGCAGTCTTCAGCGCCGATTCGCCGATCTCGAACTCCCCATCGATCAGACTGCCTTCCTCGACGCCAAGCTTCACGGCGCGAAACGTTCCCGAAGCCCGCGCCGGTCCAAGAAGCCGCAGTTCCTTGCTGTGAACTTCACCGCTGAATTTGCCGCTGATCTCTACTCTGGTAGCCTCGACCTTGGCGTCGACGACGGATCCCTCGACGATCCGCACCGTTCCACTCGCTTTCACGTCTCCGTGAAACCTGCCCTTGAGGGTGATGTCGATTCCCTCGAGCTTACCGTCGAGGGTGGCTTTTGCTGCTAGTATCGTTTCTTGATCGTTGGCCACTGGATTGGGCTCCTCACGAACGAGCCAAATACCGATTACGGGACTCTACGTTTTCTACTGAGTGTTCACTGGATCAAGGCTTTCGAGGCATCGAAAGCACTTTTAATATGAATATACCGCTTGTGAGCGGAGATCGCTACCGTGACTTGGAAGGAAGAGTCGGCTCAGCTGGTGGGCTCTTTCGCAAGCCGCCCCGTCTCGATCAAGCCCTCGATGTCGGATCCGAGACCATCGCCCACCGCTCCAAAGTAGCGCTTCACGACTCGACCCTCACGGTCGATGAGATACTTCGTCGGGTAACCGAGAAACGGACCGAAGGACTCTTTGGTGCCGTCCACGCCGATCACCTGTGGATAATGGATCCCCTTCTCCTCGACGAAGGCGCGGATCTCGTCGGCGTCGCCGGATTCGAGGACGACTCCGAGCATGAGAAAGTCATCAGGGCCGAAACGCTCCGCCATCTTCTGCAGGGACGGCAGCTCGGCGATGCAGGGGGCGCACCACGTGGCCCAAAGGTCCACGAGTACGACCTTGCCCCTATGGTCCGACAAGGCCAGCTGCCCACCACCATCGACGCGGTCCAGCACGAGGTCGGGCGCGGGCCTGAGCGCATCTCCACCGTTTCCTCCCGACTCCTGGGCGCCCTCGGGAACGGCACACCCCAAGGAGACGAGAACGAGAACGTTGGCTACAGCGAACAAAGACTTCATCCGGGCACCTCGAGCTACTTCGCCTGCAAGCTGCGCAGGTAGTGCACGACTTGCCAGCGTTCGGTTTCGCTCATCTTTCGGTTCATGGGCGGCATGGGCTGTTTTCCCACGGTCATCTTGTAGAAGATCTCACCGTCGGTCAAGCGATCACGCGCTTCGGCCGTCGTCACGTCTGGCGGCGCCGGCTTGATGAATTGCGTGGCGGGACCGTCTCCCTTTCCCGACTCACCATGGCACATCACGCAGTGTTTCTTGAAGAGCTCCGCTCCTGCGCTGAGGGCCTCCGGTGTATTCTCCACGGGGTTCTCGACAGCTTTCGCTTCGTCGGGAACTTCCCAGGTACCGCTGCTGCTCTCTTGGAGCGCGTTCAGCGTCGCCGAAGCGGCGAGAACCAGAGAGAGAGTGAGAGCGAACTTCATTTCGTGCTGCCTCCTGAACCAGTCAAAGAGGGCTCAATATTAGCACGGCTCCCGACGCTAACCGAGAACGGGAAGGAACGTAAAGTATTGCGAGAGCATTTGCAGACTGTCGGTGGCGACGAGGATCCCGACGGCGACGAGCATCCCCCCCGCCACTACCTCCACCAGCTTCATGTGTTTCTTGATCCTCCCGAAGAGGCTGAGGAATCGATTGATGGCGAGTCCAGTGACCAAGAACGGGATACCCAGCCCGAGCGAGTAGGCCGTAAGCAGCAGTACTCCCTGCCCCACCGTTTCCTGCTGCGATGCGACCACCAGCACTCCCGCGAGGATGGGACCGATGCAGGGTGACCAGCCGAAGGCGAAGGCGAGCCCGATCAGGAGAGAGCCGAGAATTCCTACCCGTTTCGATTGGGCGTGAAACCGCTTCTCGTAGTTCAACCATTTGATGGGTGTGAGTCCCATCGTGTGCAGGCCGAGCACGATGATCACCGCACCGGCGATTCGAGCCAGGGTCACGCGGTTCGTGGCAAACCACTGACCAACGTAGGTTGCCGAAGCCCCCATTGCGACGAAGACGATGGAGAATCCAATCACGAAGAACAGGCTGTTGGCCGCCACGCGATACAAGAGCTCTCGTCGCCGTTTCTGGTCCAGCGCGAGGTGGCTCTGCAGCTCCTGAAGTGACGCACCGGAAATGAAGGAAATGTATCCGGGCACGATCGGCAGAACGCAGGGCGATATGAACGATATGAAACCGGCGGCGAAGGCGGGGACGAGCGCGACTTTCTCCATGCTCCTTTTACCTCGTCTCTCGACGACTCGCTATTGTAGCCCGACCGGGAGTGGGCTTGACGAGTCCGAGCCGGACCAGCTAGAATTGAACATTCGTATCTGACTGATAATCCAACCAATAAGGGGCAAGAAGGGGTGGTTTTCTTCAACTACACCACCATGCAGGTGTCGGCGAAGATCGTCTATTACGGCCCCGGCCTGTGTGGGAAGACGACGAATCTCCAGCACATCCATAGCTGGACCGATCCGAGCTCGCGGGGAGAAATGGTCAGTCTGGAGACCGAGGCGGATCGAACGCTCTTCTTCGATCTGCTTCCTCTCGAGGTAGGTACGATCGGGGGGATGCGTGTACGGGTTCAGCTCTACACTGTTCCCGGCCAAGTCTTCTACAATACGACGCGCAAGCTCGTGCTCAAAGGCGTAGACGGCATCGTCTTCGTGGCGGATTCCCAGGAGCCCGCTCTCGACGCCAACCTCGAAAGTTTCCAGAACCTCGAGAAGAACCTTGCGGAGCTGAACCATCCGCTCGACAACATTCCTTTCGTCTTCCAATACAACAAACGCGATCTTCGAAACATCCTCTCCGTCGAGACGCTCAATCGTCACTTGAATCGAGGAGGGTTCGACGTTTACGAGGGAGCGGCGCTGCACGGTGTCGGAGTGTTCGAGACATTGAAGGCGATCTCGAAAAAGACGCTGGCTGCCGTCCATCGGAAGATCTCGGGAGAGCGCCCGTCAGCAGCGGTTACGGTTTCCCACCCTCCGGAGCGCCGGGAAGGGGCAGCGCCCGTGGCCGTCGCCATGGCGCGGACGACCGCTCCCAGCCGTGAAGGGTTCGCGCAGAAAGGGCTCCGCGGACCGAGCGTCGCCGCGATCACCCCTCGAGAGCTTCGTCCTTCAGGCTCGATCCAGCCGCTCGATGCGGACACCGGCGAAGTCAGCGTGGAGTTCGCCGCCAGGCGCGACGACCTCCGAAGCGCGCCGGGGATGGTATCGACGAAGTCTCGCCTCGAAGCCGAGAACGTGCCCCAGGGTCTTCGCGAGGTAACGCCGGAAGGCCGAAGCCAGCAAGCTCATCCGGTTCGCACTCCGCTCGTCGTCGAGGGGCGGGCCAAGGCTTACGTTCCTAAAGACCTCATGCGCAGCGCGTCGACCGTGTTTGCCGACCTCAAGCTCGTGGGCCTCGGGTCGAGTCATACGATCGAGACGGTCGCGAAACTCGAGCTTCCCTGGCGTGCGAACGGCGAACCGGTGCGCCTCAAGCTCGAGATCGAGCTGACGGAAGACGGGGATCGCTGAGCTTCCGCGAAGCTATGTCCCGTCCAAGGCCTCGACGTAGAGGTGATAGACCCTCAGGCCGAGCTCACGATCGTCGCTTGCGAGTCCGAGCCCCGAGGGCACGAAGGATTCGCTGTTGACGATGCGGAGGTCGACCCAATCCTCCGAGCCCAGCGCGCTCAGCGGAATCGGGATCTTTTTGAGGAAGGTGTCTCGCGTCTCGACCTTCAGAGAACCGATCTCGGTCTCGCCGACGAGGAGAGACACCTGGAGAGGCTCCTCGGGGAACGCGTTCACGTTGGTGTCGGCCTCGATGTAGAGGATGCTCTCTCGCTTCGGATTCCGGAACGAGCACACGGCTTCCTTCTTGGTCCACTGCCATTCGATGCTCGGGTTCTCGGGGGCCGACTCGAGCTGATGCCATCCTTCCTTGTAGACGAGAAATATGTTCTCCTTCTGGTCGAGTAGCTGGAGTTGGGCGACACGGTACGCGTTGTTGCCGTCATCGGACCCGGCCAGTCCGAGCCTCTCGGTCGTTCCAGGAACGTAGAGTCCCATACTCACGGTGGCCGTCCCCAGATAGGGATAGAGGGGGATGAACAGAGTCCTCTTGTACTCGACGGTGGAGCCCGCATTCCAGGAGCTCGTGGGCTCGGGGGGTATGTGGTCGTCGGTGAACAGGAGCGCATTGTGCGAATCGAGAAAGTGGACGAAGACGTGATAATCCTTGGGGACGGGCGCCGAATCGGCACCGACGTCGAAACGGTAAGTAATCTCGACCGGGCTTCCGATCGGGGCTCGCGCCTTGCTGAACTCTGCATGCGGGGTGATGGGCCGACTCTCGACCGGTTCTCCGCCGCGGCCGCCGCACCCCGCGAGTCCAACGGCACCCATGAGCGCCGCCGCCGCTAAGGAGATCCGGCGGGTGTTCACGAAGATCCTGTCGTGGTGATGCATTCCGATCATTCTCCTTCGGGCGAACGCCGGGAGGATGGCGTCGCGCAAAGCCGGGAGTATGTCACAGCGTGACTGACCCGTCAACGATGCCAGATTTGTTGATCCATTCTTGACCCGCTCTGTTATAGTCGAGCGGAGAGTGAGGCAGCCTAATGGCTGGAATGGGTTAGAGGGAGAATGCTACGCGAGGGTAAAGCGCTCGGCGGTCCGCACCAATGCGCTCTCGCAGGTGTAGGTCGGCCCGTCCGATGGTCTCTCGACAACCCGGCACACGCCGCGATGCGCGTGACTACGATTCCCGATCCTGAAATCCAGCCCACCATCCGGTAACGCCGATGAAGCTCGACGAGGACCTCCGCTCGATCCAGCAAGCCCGCGAGCTCGTCCTACGGGCGCGCGGGGCGTGGGAGCGTTACGCGCATTTCACTCAGGAGCAAGTCGACGCGATCGTGTCGGCCGCCGCTCGAGCTGCCTCGGAGGCCTCTTACGACCTCGCTCGTCTCGCCGTCGAGGAGACGGGCTTCGGCGTCGTCGAGCACAAGTTCATCAAGAACAAGTTCGCCGCCGAAGACGTCTACCGGTTCATCCGAGATATGAAGACCGTCGGGATCATCCGCGAGCTCCCCGACGTGAAGGTGGTCGAGATCGCCGAGCCCGTGGGCGTGATCGCCGCGGTCGTTCCCTCGACCAATCCGACCTCCACCGCCATTTACAAAGTTCTCATCGCTCTCAAGTCGAGAAACACCATCGTCCTCTCGCCGCACCCCGCAGCGAGACGGTGCATCCGAGAGACGTCCGAGATCATGAAACGCGCGGTTGTTTCCGCCGGGGCTCCGGATGGCGTCGTCGACTGCATGACCGAAGTATCGCTCGAAGGGACTCGTGAGCTCATGAGCCACCGGCGCACTTCCGTCGTGCTGGCGACGGGCGGGATGGGTCTGGTGCGTGCGGCTTACAGCTCGGGGAAGCCGGCATTCGGCGTTGGTCCGGGCAACGTGCCCGCCTACATCGAGTCCACGGCGGACGTGGCGAGAGCGGTGAGAGACGTTCTCACCGGCAAGAGCTACGACAACGGGACCCTGTGCTGCTCGGAGCAGGCGCTCATCTGCGATCGTGCCATCGAGTCTACGGTGCGGCAGGCGGTGGTCGACGAAGGGGGCTTCTTTCTCGACTCGAACCAGATCGACCTGGTGTCCAAAATCGCCGTCCTTCCATCCCGGCTGGCCAATCCCGAGATCGTGGGCAAGAGCGCGGTGTTCATCGCGCGGAAAGCCGGCTTCGACGTCCCGGAAACGACCCGCGTACTGGTAGCGGAGCTCGTCGGTGTTGGCCGCGACTATCCCCTTTCGATCGAGAAGCTCGCACCGATTCTTGCTTTCTATGTCGTCGGCGATTGGAAGGAAGGTTGTGAACGAGCGAAGGAGATACTGCGGTATGGAGGTATGGGACACACGCTGGCCATCCATTCGACGGACGACAAGGTCATAAGACAGTTTGCGCTCGAGAAGCCCGCGTTCCGGATCGTGGCGAACTCGACCGCCACTCATGGTGCGGTCGGCTTCAGCACCGGACTGAGTCCGGCCATGACTCTCGGATGCGGTGCCCACGGCGGAAACATCACTTCGGACAACATCACTCCGATGCATCTCATCAACGTGAAGCGACTCGCCTATGGGATTCGGCCGGTGGACATCGGGATGGCACTCGAGGCCTACGGCTATCCTGGAGAACGCACCGTACCCGAGCCCGTTCGCCGGGAGGCCGATCCCCCGAGGAACCTGGAGCAACGGATATCTCGATTTCTGGAAGTGCGCGGACTTCCCGTACGAGCGCGAGGCGAGTCGCCGGCGTCGCGGGAGGTTGCATCATTGGAAGGGACCGTAGCGGCGCCGACTCCCCCCCCGGTCGCCGCGCTCGAGTTCGTATCGGAGGAGGACGTACGCTCGGCGCTGAGCGAGGGCCGGAAGCTTCCCGTCGGTGCCGGGACGGTAATTACGCCGTCGGCCCGCGATCTCGGCAACGAGAACAACGTCTTCCTGCGAGTCTAGTCAACCAAGAATCGTAAGGGGCAATCAGCGTGCCGGTTCATCTTCGTCTCGTCCTCGTGATTTCGCTCTCAACCTTCGTCATTGGCTGCTCGTCGAAGCGGCCACCCGGCACCGACGCCGCGCCGCCGCCTCACGGTGTGGTTGCTTCGCTCCACGCCGAGACCATCGAGCTGACGCGGCGGGAGCTCGAGCGCGGTGAGACACTCGCCGCCGAAGGTCGCTGGGTTGCGGCGCGACTGGCCTTCGATCGCGCCCTGGACCTGCTCTTGACCATCCCCGGTGGCATCGAATCGACACCGGAGGCGAAAGCGCTCTACGACGAGGCGATCGCCACCATCCACGAGGCGGAGCGCCTCCATCAGGCTCGGATGACCGACGAGCTCGCCACGTCCGAACCGGCCGAGGAGGCCGCGGTCGACGTCCTGACGAGCGAGGTGTCTCGGATGGAGTCCGCGAGTGCACTCGAGGCGGCGGAAAGGGAGAGCGACCTCCTGGACCGGGGCTACGACCTGCCCGTGGTCGAGAACGCGAGAGTCCAGTCGATCATCAAGATGTTCCAGGGCCCCAGACGTGAGTGGTTCCAGGAAGCACTCGACCGGTCGGGCCACTACCTCTCGATGTTTCGGGCGGTCTTCGCCGAGGAGGGGCTTCCGCGCGATCTGGTGTACCTCGCGATGATCGAGAGCGGTTTCAAGGACAGAGCGGTCTCCCGTGCCGGAGCTCGGGGGATCTGGCAGTTCATCAGCGCCACCGGACGCCTCTACGGCCTGCGGCAGGATTTCTGGATCGACGACCGGTTCGATCCCGAGAAGGCGACTCGAGCCGCCGCCCGGCACCTCCGGGACCTGATGGAGGAGTTCGACGATTGGTACCTGGCGATGGCGGCATACAACGCGGGCGCGCGACGCGTCCACCGTGCGATCGCGCAGACCGGAAGCAGGGATTTCTGGACGATCTCTGCCCGACGACGCCTGCCGCGCGAGACTCGTAGCTACGTTCCCCTGATTCTCGCAGCCGTCGTCATCGCCAAGGATCCCGTCGCCTACGGCTTCACGCCATCGACCGCTTCGCCTCGCGATTACGACGTCGTGCGGCTCGAACATCCGGTGGACCTCGAGACCGCGGCGCAGTCGACCGGTACGGATGTGGAAGAGTTGAAGCGGCTGAATCCGGAGCTGCGGCGATGGGTCACCCCTCTCGACCACGGCGATTATCCGTTGCGGGTGCCCAAGGGCATGGCCCATGACTTCCGTGAGGCGATCGCGGCCATCCCCGCGGACGAGAGGGTACGCTTCGGAACCCACGTGGTTCGACGCGGAGACACGCTGTCGAGAATCGCAAGCCGATACGGGACCACGGTCGAGGCGCTCGCGTCCGCGAATCACATACGC
Encoded here:
- a CDS encoding DnaB-like helicase C-terminal domain-containing protein, translating into MAQNQGPSETIGAEELRSLETSVLKTLCLTINTAGSELKYKILDSLSDEDFYFPVNKAVFLTLSEMHLRGDYVISANLEEELQKTFADLPSSLAIEQLFNGSLPSLSDLNGWVGRLRERSRSGIVPSVTPGPTRSVPSEPTLLHKAGTTMVRSVEEVRKRIDDEHRRSSDSSIAVPPAVTSSPPEAFEPPEPVFIDPPSSAQSITAPRAAQPASPPTPPPQSSHQPVEDSLLSSEGDDWSSYLDQIASQQGRTFDTGFSRIDEGLGGLGPGLVLLTDGDNRRLVDFLKQLTDQVAAGTEMRCLYLAARQPKTQLRIRTLARLAGVPVDDIERGRLKKESQEWQRIEAAGRSAAPWLKRVFVYEVKGQLDIQLVRELLKKLRLLTEGTESSCLLVVDALERISSRDSTSSIASQLRSLATSMDVLAVAATGDPKTITPKDTDYLGVFRDDETGRLELEVLQSGRESSTIVEFRYESQTCQFTEV
- a CDS encoding TlpA disulfide reductase family protein, with translation MKSLFAVANVLVLVSLGCAVPEGAQESGGNGGDALRPAPDLVLDRVDGGGQLALSDHRGKVVLVDLWATWCAPCIAELPSLQKMAERFGPDDFLMLGVVLESGDADEIRAFVEEKGIHYPQVIGVDGTKESFGPFLGYPTKYLIDREGRVVKRYFGAVGDGLGSDIEGLIETGRLAKEPTS
- a CDS encoding LysM peptidoglycan-binding domain-containing protein; this encodes MPVHLRLVLVISLSTFVIGCSSKRPPGTDAAPPPHGVVASLHAETIELTRRELERGETLAAEGRWVAARLAFDRALDLLLTIPGGIESTPEAKALYDEAIATIHEAERLHQARMTDELATSEPAEEAAVDVLTSEVSRMESASALEAAERESDLLDRGYDLPVVENARVQSIIKMFQGPRREWFQEALDRSGHYLSMFRAVFAEEGLPRDLVYLAMIESGFKDRAVSRAGARGIWQFISATGRLYGLRQDFWIDDRFDPEKATRAAARHLRDLMEEFDDWYLAMAAYNAGARRVHRAIAQTGSRDFWTISARRRLPRETRSYVPLILAAVVIAKDPVAYGFTPSTASPRDYDVVRLEHPVDLETAAQSTGTDVEELKRLNPELRRWVTPLDHGDYPLRVPKGMAHDFREAIAAIPADERVRFGTHVVRRGDTLSRIASRYGTTVEALASANHIRSRSLIHPGQVLTVPVPSGSQQWSDEASAFQRDSVELDGREVYVVRRGDTLGAIASSFRMSLADLRRLNGLASAETRIHPGQRLVVSPTAAPPSSPRRPSTAGGDVYVVREGDTLGQIAEAHDIGLSKLRSLNGLHHRSSRIYPGQKLVVRESAASAQAEDAAPAGGAVTYRIRRGDTLSTIARRFGVSIEDLRRWNRIESDHIVTGQAITIHASPP
- a CDS encoding cytochrome c biogenesis protein CcdA; its protein translation is MEKVALVPAFAAGFISFISPCVLPIVPGYISFISGASLQELQSHLALDQKRRRELLYRVAANSLFFVIGFSIVFVAMGASATYVGQWFATNRVTLARIAGAVIIVLGLHTMGLTPIKWLNYEKRFHAQSKRVGILGSLLIGLAFAFGWSPCIGPILAGVLVVASQQETVGQGVLLLTAYSLGLGIPFLVTGLAINRFLSLFGRIKKHMKLVEVVAGGMLVAVGILVATDSLQMLSQYFTFLPVLG
- a CDS encoding polymer-forming cytoskeletal protein, whose amino-acid sequence is MANDQETILAAKATLDGKLEGIDITLKGRFHGDVKASGTVRIVEGSVVDAKVEATRVEISGKFSGEVHSKELRLLGPARASGTFRAVKLGVEEGSLIDGEFEIGESALKTASESSPLEQRR
- a CDS encoding cytochrome c, with the translated sequence MKFALTLSLVLAASATLNALQESSSGTWEVPDEAKAVENPVENTPEALSAGAELFKKHCVMCHGESGKGDGPATQFIKPAPPDVTTAEARDRLTDGEIFYKMTVGKQPMPPMNRKMSETERWQVVHYLRSLQAK
- a CDS encoding aldehyde dehydrogenase family protein, which gives rise to MKLDEDLRSIQQARELVLRARGAWERYAHFTQEQVDAIVSAAARAASEASYDLARLAVEETGFGVVEHKFIKNKFAAEDVYRFIRDMKTVGIIRELPDVKVVEIAEPVGVIAAVVPSTNPTSTAIYKVLIALKSRNTIVLSPHPAARRCIRETSEIMKRAVVSAGAPDGVVDCMTEVSLEGTRELMSHRRTSVVLATGGMGLVRAAYSSGKPAFGVGPGNVPAYIESTADVARAVRDVLTGKSYDNGTLCCSEQALICDRAIESTVRQAVVDEGGFFLDSNQIDLVSKIAVLPSRLANPEIVGKSAVFIARKAGFDVPETTRVLVAELVGVGRDYPLSIEKLAPILAFYVVGDWKEGCERAKEILRYGGMGHTLAIHSTDDKVIRQFALEKPAFRIVANSTATHGAVGFSTGLSPAMTLGCGAHGGNITSDNITPMHLINVKRLAYGIRPVDIGMALEAYGYPGERTVPEPVRREADPPRNLEQRISRFLEVRGLPVRARGESPASREVASLEGTVAAPTPPPVAALEFVSEEDVRSALSEGRKLPVGAGTVITPSARDLGNENNVFLRV